GTGACACCAGGAACAATTGCGTGCGCGCTGAGACGTAGAACCGACGTGGACGATGCCTCGCGCAAGTGCCGCTGCCGTTTCAGGTCGAGCCGATCTCGTGAACGATCGCATCGACACGCGCACGGAGGCTCGCGAGCTGTTGATCGACGACCTGCCAAACGAGATCAAGGTCAACGCCAAAATAGTCGTGGACGAGTTTGTCGCGCATCCCGGCGATCTGTCGCCACGGTAGATCGGGGTGCGCACTCGTGAGGGCTCCAGAGAGCTGCTTCACCGCCTCGCCGACGATCTCCAGATTGCGGAGCACCG
The genomic region above belongs to Deltaproteobacteria bacterium and contains:
- a CDS encoding DUF86 domain-containing protein, whose translation is MKDDRAYLLHIRDAIDAIVSYTTGGRAQFFADRKTQDAVLRNLEIVGEAVKQLSGALTSAHPDLPWRQIAGMRDKLVHDYFGVDLDLVWQVVDQQLASLRARVDAIVHEIGST